Proteins from one Amycolatopsis benzoatilytica AK 16/65 genomic window:
- a CDS encoding amino acid permease, with protein sequence MNLIALGGVIGAGLFVGSGVVIQSAGPAAVVSFLIAGLITVLIMRMLAEMTVARPALGSFYVYAREAMGNRAGFAVGWMYWYFFVIVVAVEAVAGGRILHLWLPGVPLWALSLGLLLLLTVTNLVSARSYGEFEYWFSSIKVIAIVVFLGLGVLYLCGFWPHAHAGLGNLVAHGGFAPMGIGAVLAAVVPCVGFYTGAEIVTIAAAESAEPRRAIAKAMRSIVFRVVLFYVGSVFVVVAVKAWNSPDTGVSPYAAVLDVLGIPAVGTIMNAIVLTAVLSCLNSALYTSSRMLFALTRNGDAPTYFTKLSRSGVPRRAIIAGTAVGYVSVIASYVSPNLIFQFLVNSYGAVALFVYLSIALAQVRLRKRLQNTDPGALSLKMWLFPWLSYATIALMLSVILAMAFLPSTRSQFWLSAVTLALILVSYEVRRRRPAGPAAPEAQDSARGQAGIASA encoded by the coding sequence TGTTCGTCGGCAGCGGCGTGGTCATCCAGTCGGCGGGCCCGGCCGCGGTGGTCTCGTTCCTGATCGCCGGCCTGATCACCGTTCTCATCATGCGGATGCTGGCCGAGATGACCGTGGCGCGGCCCGCGCTCGGCTCGTTCTACGTCTACGCCCGGGAGGCGATGGGCAATCGCGCCGGCTTCGCGGTCGGCTGGATGTACTGGTACTTCTTCGTCATCGTGGTCGCCGTCGAGGCGGTGGCCGGCGGGCGGATCCTGCACCTGTGGCTGCCCGGCGTGCCGCTCTGGGCGCTCAGCCTCGGCCTGCTCCTGCTGCTGACCGTGACGAACCTGGTGTCGGCGCGCTCCTACGGCGAGTTCGAGTACTGGTTCTCCTCGATCAAGGTCATCGCGATCGTGGTGTTCCTCGGCCTCGGCGTGCTGTACCTGTGCGGCTTCTGGCCGCATGCGCACGCCGGCCTCGGCAACCTCGTGGCACACGGCGGATTCGCCCCGATGGGCATCGGCGCCGTTCTGGCCGCGGTGGTCCCGTGCGTCGGGTTCTACACCGGCGCGGAGATCGTCACCATCGCCGCGGCCGAATCCGCCGAGCCGCGGCGCGCGATCGCCAAGGCGATGCGGTCGATCGTGTTCCGCGTGGTGCTGTTCTACGTCGGCTCGGTGTTCGTCGTGGTCGCCGTCAAGGCGTGGAACTCGCCGGACACCGGGGTGAGCCCGTACGCCGCGGTGCTGGACGTGCTCGGCATCCCGGCGGTCGGGACGATCATGAACGCGATCGTGCTCACCGCGGTGCTGAGCTGCCTCAACTCCGCGCTCTACACCTCGTCGCGGATGCTGTTCGCGCTGACGCGCAACGGCGACGCGCCGACGTACTTCACCAAGCTGTCCCGCAGCGGGGTGCCCCGGCGCGCGATCATCGCCGGCACCGCGGTCGGCTACGTCTCGGTCATCGCGTCCTACGTCTCACCGAACCTGATCTTCCAGTTCCTGGTGAACTCCTACGGCGCGGTGGCACTGTTCGTGTACCTGTCCATCGCGCTCGCCCAGGTCCGGCTTCGGAAACGACTGCAGAACACCGACCCGGGCGCGCTCAGCCTCAAGATGTGGCTGTTCCCGTGGCTCAGCTACGCGACGATCGCCCTGATGCTCTCGGTCATCCTGGCGATGGCGTTCCTGCCCTCGACCCGCTCGCAGTTCTGGCTCAGCGCCGTCACTCTGGCCCTGATCCTGGTCAGCTACGAGGTCCGCCGGCGGCGACCGGCCGGACCGGCGGCTCCGGAGGCGCAGGACTCCGCGCGCGGCCAAGCCGGGATCGCCTCGGCCTGA
- a CDS encoding sulfite exporter TauE/SafE family protein, with product MSAATFWQLSPAAMALAIAALLAGGLIRGYSGFGASMVWVSCLCLVLPPAAVVPSTLLLEVASSATLAPRVWPDVHRPSLRWLLAGALVGLPAGIWLLAELPVRATRLAVGLTVGISALALAFAHRARFLPGRATSAGVGTAFGVLNGACGVGGPPVVLMFLASPLPMAVNRASLVVFFLAADLMTVGTAGAGGLLTAAVLAQTALFLPVALAGVAVGNRLYRRGGGDVRRIVLGILTALSVALVGQAVFA from the coding sequence GTGAGCGCAGCCACCTTCTGGCAGCTGTCCCCGGCGGCGATGGCTTTGGCCATCGCCGCCTTGCTGGCGGGCGGGCTGATCCGCGGATATTCCGGGTTCGGCGCGTCGATGGTGTGGGTCAGCTGCCTCTGCCTGGTGCTGCCGCCGGCCGCCGTCGTCCCGAGCACACTGCTCCTGGAAGTCGCTTCGAGCGCCACGCTGGCCCCGCGTGTGTGGCCGGACGTGCACCGTCCGTCGCTGCGGTGGCTGCTCGCCGGCGCGCTCGTCGGCCTGCCCGCTGGGATCTGGCTCCTCGCGGAGCTGCCCGTGCGTGCGACGAGGCTCGCGGTCGGGCTGACCGTCGGGATCTCGGCACTCGCGCTGGCCTTCGCGCACCGCGCGCGGTTCCTGCCCGGCCGCGCCACGTCGGCGGGCGTCGGCACCGCGTTCGGCGTGCTCAACGGCGCCTGCGGGGTGGGCGGTCCGCCGGTTGTCCTGATGTTCCTGGCGTCGCCGTTGCCGATGGCGGTGAACCGGGCCAGTCTCGTGGTGTTCTTCCTGGCGGCCGACCTGATGACCGTCGGCACCGCGGGCGCGGGCGGGTTGCTGACCGCTGCCGTGCTCGCGCAGACCGCGCTTTTCCTGCCGGTCGCGCTGGCCGGCGTCGCGGTCGGCAATCGGCTGTACCGCCGGGGAGGCGGCGACGTGCGCCGGATCGTGCTCGGCATCCTGACGGCGCTGTCGGTCGCGCTGGTCGGTCAGGCGGTGTTCGCGTGA
- a CDS encoding sulfite exporter TauE/SafE family protein, with product MTAELVLGALTLAFSGFVGGLTGFGASLVGTPLLLLNGFPLPQVVLINLITTMITRLAVLRRERDHVVWRRVAVLGAAALPGAAAGALTLHWLPPHGLRVLAGIVVVLSGLRMLLRPARAAHPATPAKQTIAGLLGGYLSTTTSLNGAPPAVLLASAKVPPRTFVADLAGYFVVTNCLSLLLLATAGQVDTAGLAMRLPVLAAAALIGNAIGGRLIGRVPRAIFERGIIGLIVASGIVTMVSA from the coding sequence GTGACGGCCGAGCTCGTCCTCGGCGCGTTGACGCTCGCCTTCTCCGGCTTCGTCGGCGGCCTGACCGGGTTCGGCGCGTCCCTGGTGGGCACTCCCCTGCTGCTCCTCAACGGTTTCCCGCTGCCGCAGGTGGTGCTGATCAACCTGATCACCACCATGATCACCCGGCTGGCGGTGCTGCGCCGCGAACGCGACCACGTCGTCTGGCGGCGGGTGGCGGTCCTCGGCGCGGCTGCCCTGCCGGGCGCGGCCGCCGGAGCGCTCACCCTGCACTGGCTGCCGCCGCACGGGTTACGGGTGCTGGCCGGGATCGTCGTCGTGCTTTCCGGGTTGCGGATGCTGCTCCGCCCTGCCCGCGCCGCTCATCCGGCGACCCCCGCGAAGCAGACGATCGCCGGTCTGCTGGGCGGCTACCTCTCCACCACGACGTCGCTCAACGGCGCCCCGCCCGCCGTCCTGCTGGCTTCGGCGAAGGTCCCGCCGCGCACCTTCGTCGCCGACCTCGCCGGGTACTTCGTCGTGACGAACTGCCTGTCCCTGCTCCTGCTGGCGACCGCGGGCCAAGTCGATACCGCCGGTCTGGCGATGCGCCTGCCGGTCCTGGCGGCCGCCGCGCTGATCGGCAACGCGATCGGCGGGCGGCTGATCGGCCGCGTGCCCCGGGCGATCTTCGAGCGCGGCATCATCGGGCTGATCGTGGCGTCCGGCATCGTGACCATGGTCAGCGCTTGA
- a CDS encoding fatty acid desaturase, giving the protein MNERTPVNERTPVNERTPGEYHTLLAEVRAAGLLRRRPGYYATVMIANLLVLAGAWVGFAFLGDTWWQLLIAALLAVVFAQLAFIGHDAGHKQIFRTRRPNDAVGVLHGGLVGMSFQWWIDGHNRHHANPNHEERDPDLVIPALAFTSRQAAAKQGFLRWMAKHQAILFFPLLTLEGLSLHAAGFRAVWRGETKMRRLEGALLTAHLVAYLTAVFLVLSPGIAVVFIVVHQALWGVYMGSSFAPNHKGMATMTGRPLDFLRRQVLTSRNIRGGPVTDFVLGGLNYQIEHHLFPNMPRPHLRRAQPIVERFCRSHDIPYVQTSLVRSYGQVLGHLHGLGAPLRAADRAGRV; this is encoded by the coding sequence GTGAACGAGCGCACGCCAGTGAACGAGCGCACGCCAGTGAACGAGCGCACGCCGGGCGAGTACCACACCCTGCTCGCCGAAGTCCGAGCTGCTGGGCTGCTGCGTCGCCGGCCCGGCTATTACGCCACGGTGATGATCGCCAATCTGCTCGTGCTCGCCGGGGCGTGGGTGGGTTTCGCCTTCCTGGGCGACACCTGGTGGCAGCTGCTCATCGCGGCACTGCTCGCCGTTGTCTTCGCGCAGCTGGCGTTCATCGGCCACGATGCCGGGCACAAGCAGATTTTCCGGACCCGGCGGCCCAACGACGCGGTCGGCGTCCTGCACGGCGGCCTGGTGGGGATGAGCTTCCAGTGGTGGATCGACGGCCACAACCGGCACCACGCCAACCCCAACCACGAAGAGCGCGATCCGGATCTCGTCATCCCGGCGCTGGCCTTCACCAGCCGGCAAGCCGCTGCCAAGCAAGGGTTTCTCCGGTGGATGGCCAAGCATCAGGCCATCCTGTTCTTCCCGCTGCTGACGCTCGAGGGGCTGAGCCTGCACGCCGCCGGCTTCCGGGCGGTGTGGCGCGGCGAGACGAAAATGCGCCGCCTGGAAGGCGCTTTGCTGACGGCGCACCTCGTGGCGTATCTCACCGCGGTGTTCCTGGTGCTCTCCCCGGGCATCGCGGTGGTGTTCATCGTGGTGCACCAGGCCCTGTGGGGCGTGTACATGGGCTCTTCGTTCGCCCCGAACCACAAGGGCATGGCCACCATGACCGGCCGTCCGCTCGATTTCCTGCGCCGGCAGGTGCTGACCTCGCGCAACATCCGCGGCGGGCCGGTCACCGATTTCGTCCTCGGCGGGCTGAACTACCAGATCGAGCACCACCTGTTCCCGAACATGCCCCGGCCGCACTTGCGCCGCGCCCAGCCGATCGTGGAGCGGTTCTGCCGCAGCCACGACATTCCGTACGTCCAAACCAGCCTGGTGCGGTCCTACGGGCAGGTGCTCGGCCATCTGCACGGGCTCGGCGCCCCGCTGCGGGCGGCGGACCGCGCGGGCCGCGTCTGA
- a CDS encoding acyltransferase family protein has protein sequence MTTMKREPYLDFLRAVSLVVVVLWHWGFTILHWAPNGPQPTSPLGYLRGLWILTWLLQVLPVFFYVGGCVHLSSWQRARAEGQRRRDYLWVHLKQLVVPAAGLILVWVAIGLVFSRAFGVPWIGNAVLLILSPLWFLAVYAVLLLLLPALAWLHERFDLLVPVCLGGVALLVDLVRLRYGWGQASWINLAAVWTLAYQAGFFRARIAAARPRVSVAILLTGLFLLVGLVFSGLYPGSMVGVPGERLSNMSPPTFAIVALLVFQIGVCETLRPAAERMLARPRVRRANAFFARYALPLFLFHASGMAVARGIGYLIDGGQLTDDRGPDWIWWAERPLAVLGPLLVTVVLIALFGRRLALHPVTGGGQPAGGGHPAK, from the coding sequence ATGACGACCATGAAACGCGAACCGTACCTGGACTTCCTGCGTGCGGTCAGCCTGGTCGTCGTCGTGCTGTGGCACTGGGGGTTCACCATCCTGCACTGGGCGCCGAACGGCCCGCAGCCCACGAGTCCGCTGGGATATCTGCGCGGGCTGTGGATCCTGACCTGGCTGTTGCAAGTGCTGCCGGTGTTCTTCTACGTCGGCGGATGCGTGCACCTGTCGTCCTGGCAACGCGCCCGCGCCGAGGGCCAGCGCCGGCGCGATTACCTCTGGGTGCACCTGAAGCAGCTGGTCGTGCCCGCGGCCGGCCTGATCCTGGTCTGGGTGGCGATAGGGCTGGTGTTCTCCCGGGCGTTCGGCGTGCCGTGGATCGGGAACGCGGTGCTGCTGATCCTGAGCCCGCTGTGGTTTCTCGCGGTCTACGCGGTCTTGCTGCTCCTGCTGCCCGCGCTCGCGTGGTTGCACGAGCGGTTCGACCTGCTCGTGCCCGTGTGCCTCGGCGGTGTCGCCCTGCTCGTCGACCTGGTGCGGCTGCGCTACGGCTGGGGGCAAGCGAGCTGGATCAACCTCGCGGCGGTGTGGACCTTGGCCTACCAAGCGGGATTCTTCCGGGCGCGCATCGCCGCCGCGCGTCCGCGGGTCTCGGTGGCGATCCTGCTGACCGGACTGTTCCTGCTCGTGGGACTCGTGTTTTCCGGGCTGTATCCCGGATCGATGGTCGGAGTGCCGGGAGAGCGGTTGTCGAACATGTCCCCGCCGACGTTCGCCATCGTGGCACTGCTCGTCTTCCAGATCGGGGTGTGCGAAACGCTGCGGCCTGCCGCTGAGCGCATGCTGGCCCGGCCCCGCGTGCGGCGGGCCAACGCGTTCTTCGCCCGGTACGCACTGCCGCTGTTTCTCTTTCATGCCAGCGGAATGGCCGTAGCGCGCGGAATCGGGTACCTGATCGACGGCGGCCAGCTCACCGACGACCGCGGGCCGGACTGGATCTGGTGGGCCGAACGCCCGCTCGCGGTGCTGGGCCCGTTGCTCGTCACTGTGGTGCTGATCGCACTGTTCGGCAGAAGGCTGGCGCTGCATCCGGTGACGGGCGGCGGGCAACCGGCGGGTGGCGGGCATCCGGCGAAGTAG
- a CDS encoding CPBP family intramembrane glutamic endopeptidase, which yields MSVAAVVPKLPEVPAFRRRALTVLPAVLLLAAATFLANRVLPGWAYPISGAVTATALLVLARIAGLRWAEIGFSREHVRRTLWFGLGGFATVALGFGLAAVIPSLRVLFHDGRIGSPGFGQLMWLALIRIPLGTVLVEEIAFRGVLPALLGAGERWRWWPVLGASALFGLWHLLPSLALTRNAAVHQTIGGLPLSVVSVLAMLAAAGAGVFLCWWRYTGRGLLAPAMVHLATNSGGLILAWALIAR from the coding sequence ATGTCTGTTGCCGCTGTTGTCCCGAAACTGCCGGAAGTCCCTGCTTTCCGGCGTCGTGCCCTTACCGTGCTGCCCGCCGTGCTGTTGCTCGCGGCGGCTACTTTCCTTGCCAACCGGGTGCTGCCCGGCTGGGCGTATCCCATTTCCGGTGCCGTCACGGCCACCGCACTTCTCGTCCTTGCCCGCATCGCCGGTCTCCGCTGGGCCGAAATCGGCTTCAGCCGCGAGCACGTGCGCCGCACGCTCTGGTTCGGGCTCGGCGGATTCGCGACCGTGGCGCTCGGGTTCGGGCTCGCCGCAGTGATCCCGTCGCTGCGCGTGCTGTTCCACGACGGCCGGATCGGCTCGCCCGGGTTCGGCCAGCTGATGTGGCTTGCCCTGATCCGGATTCCGCTCGGCACCGTCCTCGTCGAGGAAATCGCGTTCCGCGGCGTACTGCCGGCGTTGCTGGGCGCGGGCGAACGCTGGCGGTGGTGGCCGGTGCTCGGCGCGTCCGCGCTGTTCGGGCTGTGGCATTTGCTGCCGTCGCTCGCGCTCACCCGGAACGCGGCCGTGCACCAGACGATCGGCGGGCTGCCGCTCTCCGTGGTCTCGGTGCTGGCGATGCTCGCCGCGGCCGGCGCCGGAGTGTTCCTGTGCTGGTGGCGCTATACCGGGCGCGGCCTGCTCGCCCCGGCGATGGTGCACCTGGCCACCAACTCCGGCGGGCTGATCCTGGCCTGGGCGCTCATCGCCCGCTGA
- a CDS encoding DUF2157 domain-containing protein — protein sequence MTNESPVRETLRGLVQRTVLSEEQAAEVERALRDTVVLRRLRVPWAEVAGYLGGALVLAGAVLLVATTWARWPGIARTTVCASAAALLFAGGFVAVQGISGLISARTKPSSARLRVAATLFALAAGATAITIGIALPDDAGSAGVAIACGSGAVLSGIAYALVPSVPGLLTTVGLLVATVLAGMDATVGTTALRAGIAITVIGLLLVGASVGQALRHRLAGAALGAFLSLVGAQQPLGEHSTVGVAYGLTFALGVAFLALYRWKPAWVLLVAGVLGITLAVPEAVWNLTGGATGAAVIVLIAGAVLLVASALGFRLRHGPATRISGR from the coding sequence ATGACGAACGAGTCGCCGGTCCGAGAGACGCTGCGCGGGCTGGTTCAGCGGACAGTGCTGTCGGAAGAGCAGGCGGCCGAGGTCGAACGCGCCTTGCGGGACACCGTGGTGCTGCGGCGGTTGCGGGTTCCCTGGGCGGAGGTCGCCGGGTACCTGGGCGGCGCGCTGGTCCTGGCCGGTGCGGTGCTCCTGGTCGCCACCACCTGGGCGCGCTGGCCGGGCATCGCCCGCACGACGGTGTGCGCGAGTGCGGCGGCGCTCCTGTTCGCGGGTGGATTCGTTGCCGTGCAGGGAATATCCGGGCTGATCTCGGCTCGGACGAAGCCGTCTTCGGCGCGGCTCCGAGTGGCGGCGACGTTGTTCGCGCTCGCCGCGGGCGCGACCGCGATCACGATCGGGATCGCTCTGCCCGACGACGCCGGGAGCGCGGGCGTCGCGATCGCGTGCGGCTCGGGCGCGGTGCTGTCCGGCATCGCCTATGCCCTGGTGCCTTCGGTGCCAGGCTTGCTGACGACGGTCGGGTTGCTGGTCGCGACGGTCCTGGCCGGGATGGACGCGACGGTGGGCACGACGGCGCTGCGCGCCGGCATCGCGATCACCGTGATCGGACTCCTGCTCGTGGGGGCCTCAGTCGGGCAGGCACTCCGGCACCGGCTGGCCGGCGCGGCGCTGGGCGCCTTTCTTTCGCTGGTCGGCGCGCAGCAGCCGTTGGGCGAACACAGCACGGTTGGAGTCGCCTATGGCCTCACCTTCGCGCTGGGGGTCGCGTTCCTGGCGCTGTACCGATGGAAACCTGCTTGGGTCCTGCTGGTCGCCGGGGTGCTGGGGATCACGCTCGCGGTTCCGGAAGCAGTCTGGAACCTGACCGGCGGCGCGACCGGCGCCGCGGTGATCGTGCTGATCGCCGGTGCCGTGCTGCTCGTCGCGAGCGCGCTGGGGTTCCGTCTCCGGCACGGCCCGGCGACCCGGATCAGCGGGCGATGA
- a CDS encoding DinB family protein, whose amino-acid sequence MDRQELHDELDRTRRDFHALLAGADRAALRRSTAGTRWTNRQLLFHLLLGFLIVRALRNLVRFFGRLPDSASRRFAWLLDVASAPFDVVNFAGSWLAGTILPRRWMLALFDRTIAALHRRIDAESDADLARGMAYPTRWDPCFREYMTLADIYRFPVQHYDVHRRQLTLPGLGG is encoded by the coding sequence GTGGACAGGCAGGAGCTGCACGACGAGCTGGATCGCACCCGCCGGGACTTCCACGCCCTGCTCGCGGGCGCGGACCGCGCCGCGCTGCGCCGGTCCACCGCCGGAACCCGCTGGACCAACCGGCAGCTGCTGTTCCACCTGCTGCTCGGCTTCTTGATCGTGCGGGCCTTGCGGAACCTGGTCCGGTTCTTCGGCCGTCTTCCGGACTCCGCGAGCCGCCGGTTCGCCTGGCTGCTCGACGTCGCGTCGGCGCCGTTCGACGTGGTCAACTTCGCCGGTTCATGGCTCGCCGGCACGATCTTGCCGAGACGGTGGATGCTGGCGCTCTTCGACCGCACCATCGCGGCTCTGCACCGGCGCATCGACGCGGAGTCCGACGCCGACCTGGCGCGCGGCATGGCCTACCCGACGCGGTGGGACCCGTGCTTCCGGGAATACATGACGTTGGCGGACATCTACCGGTTCCCGGTGCAGCACTACGACGTCCACCGGCGCCAGTTGACTCTGCCGGGCCTCGGCGGCTGA
- the acsA gene encoding acetate--CoA ligase — protein sequence MRRGGPADHAAEPAPRPPERAATWPPISKPDRVRAAANLLDYARTCRGFRWDEARHNLSGLPGGAGLNIAWEAVDRHAAGPRRDRTALRWVDRFDRAHDLSYAELAERTSRFANLLGELGIRRGERVYTLLGRQPELYLAALGALKAGCVLSPLFSAFGPEPVRQRLRLGEAAVLVTTPALYRRKVRGIRDSVPSLRQVLVTGDEAEPGTIALGPATAAASPEYEIAPTAPEDPALLHFTSGTTGTPKGALHVHEAVLAHHVTARYALDLKPDDVFWCTADPGWVTGMSYGVIAPLTHGATLISDEGDFDAQRWYRVLAEQRVNVWYTAPTALRMLMRGARTAADFDLSALRFVASVGEPLNPEVVVWGQEALGLPVHDNWWQTETGAIMIANFAAEEIRPGSMGRPLPGVAAGLLERGPDGRALVDGGRVREITEPGAEGELALRPGWPSMFRGYWGDPARYARSFADGWYLTGDVARRDRDGYYWFVGRADDVIKSAGHLVGPFEVENALLAHPAVAEAGVIGTPDPVAGELVKAFVSLRPGNEPTEALRLELLAFGRHALGAVAPKEIVFDQRLPHTRSGKVMRRLLKARELGLPEGDVSTLEVSG from the coding sequence ATGCGACGCGGTGGACCTGCCGACCACGCGGCGGAGCCAGCGCCCCGTCCGCCCGAGCGGGCCGCGACCTGGCCGCCGATCAGCAAGCCCGACCGCGTCCGCGCGGCCGCGAATCTCCTCGATTACGCACGGACGTGCCGCGGGTTCCGCTGGGACGAAGCACGACACAACCTTTCCGGGCTGCCCGGCGGTGCCGGGCTGAACATCGCCTGGGAGGCGGTCGACCGGCACGCCGCCGGTCCCCGGCGCGACCGGACGGCACTGCGCTGGGTGGACCGCTTCGACCGCGCCCACGACCTCTCCTACGCCGAACTGGCCGAACGGACGAGCAGATTCGCGAACCTGCTGGGGGAACTCGGAATCCGCCGCGGCGAACGCGTTTACACCCTGCTCGGCAGGCAGCCGGAGCTCTACCTCGCCGCTCTCGGCGCGCTCAAAGCCGGCTGCGTGCTGTCCCCGTTGTTCTCCGCGTTCGGACCGGAACCGGTCCGGCAGCGGCTGCGTCTCGGCGAAGCCGCCGTGCTGGTCACCACACCGGCGCTGTACCGCAGGAAAGTCCGCGGCATCCGCGATTCGGTGCCCTCGCTGCGCCAGGTGCTCGTGACCGGCGACGAGGCCGAGCCGGGGACGATCGCCCTCGGCCCCGCCACGGCCGCCGCCAGCCCCGAGTACGAAATCGCGCCCACCGCTCCCGAGGACCCCGCTCTGCTCCATTTCACCAGCGGCACGACCGGCACGCCGAAAGGCGCCCTGCATGTCCACGAAGCCGTGCTCGCGCACCACGTCACCGCGCGGTACGCGCTCGATCTCAAACCGGACGACGTGTTCTGGTGCACCGCCGATCCCGGCTGGGTCACCGGCATGTCCTACGGCGTCATCGCGCCGCTGACCCACGGGGCCACGCTGATCAGCGACGAAGGGGATTTCGACGCGCAGCGCTGGTACCGCGTCCTCGCCGAGCAGCGAGTGAATGTCTGGTACACCGCTCCGACCGCGCTGCGGATGCTGATGCGGGGCGCGCGCACCGCCGCCGATTTCGACCTGTCGGCCCTGCGGTTCGTCGCGAGCGTCGGCGAACCGCTGAACCCGGAGGTCGTCGTGTGGGGCCAGGAGGCGCTCGGGCTTCCGGTGCACGACAACTGGTGGCAGACCGAAACCGGCGCGATCATGATCGCCAACTTCGCCGCGGAGGAGATCCGGCCCGGTTCGATGGGGCGGCCGCTGCCCGGCGTGGCCGCGGGCCTGCTCGAGCGCGGCCCGGACGGACGCGCCCTGGTCGACGGCGGCCGGGTGCGCGAAATCACCGAGCCGGGCGCTGAGGGCGAACTCGCGTTGCGCCCTGGATGGCCGTCTATGTTCCGGGGCTATTGGGGCGACCCGGCCCGGTACGCGCGGTCCTTCGCCGACGGCTGGTACCTCACCGGGGACGTGGCGCGCCGGGACCGGGACGGCTACTACTGGTTCGTCGGGCGAGCGGACGACGTCATCAAATCCGCCGGGCACCTGGTCGGTCCGTTCGAGGTGGAGAACGCGCTGCTCGCGCACCCGGCGGTCGCGGAGGCCGGGGTCATCGGCACGCCCGATCCGGTGGCGGGCGAACTCGTGAAGGCGTTCGTTTCGCTGCGGCCCGGCAACGAGCCCACCGAAGCGCTGCGGCTGGAGCTGCTGGCGTTCGGCCGGCACGCGCTCGGCGCGGTGGCGCCCAAGGAGATCGTGTTCGACCAGCGCCTTCCGCATACGCGCAGCGGAAAGGTGATGCGCCGGCTGCTCAAGGCGAGGGAACTGGGATTGCCCGAGGGCGACGTGTCCACATTGGAGGTTTCGGGATGA
- the pdhA gene encoding pyruvate dehydrogenase (acetyl-transferring) E1 component subunit alpha, which produces MTRRQAAHTARAKHRTELLRQMIRIRRFEERCVELYSAAQIHGFMHLCIGEEAVAAGVLQAIGPDDAVVSTYREHGHALARGIPMDAVLAEMYGRANGCSHGRGGSMHLFDASRRFYGGNAIVGGGLPLAVGLALADAMRHRPQVTVCLFGDGAVAEGEFHECLNLAALWRLPVLFCCENNQYAMGTRIDRSHARTDLAARAASYGVPAVPVDGMDAPAVAAAADEAVEAIRTEGGPRFLELRTYRFRAHSMYDPDRYRDKAEVAQWKERDPIPALAQLMTADGELDDRRLAALESEADAEIEAAVAAAAAGPLEPVADLTRFVYAEQS; this is translated from the coding sequence ATGACCAGGCGCCAGGCCGCGCACACCGCGCGCGCGAAGCACCGCACCGAGCTGCTGCGCCAGATGATCCGGATCCGGCGGTTCGAAGAGCGATGCGTCGAGCTCTACAGCGCCGCCCAGATCCACGGTTTCATGCACCTCTGCATCGGCGAGGAGGCCGTGGCGGCCGGTGTGCTGCAGGCGATCGGGCCGGACGACGCGGTGGTCTCCACCTACCGGGAACACGGGCACGCGCTCGCCCGCGGCATTCCGATGGATGCCGTGCTCGCCGAAATGTACGGCCGCGCCAACGGCTGCAGCCACGGCCGCGGCGGCTCGATGCACCTGTTCGACGCGTCCAGGCGGTTCTACGGCGGCAACGCGATCGTGGGCGGCGGCCTGCCGCTGGCGGTCGGGCTGGCGCTGGCCGACGCTATGCGGCACCGGCCGCAGGTCACGGTCTGCCTGTTCGGCGACGGCGCGGTGGCCGAGGGCGAGTTCCACGAATGTCTCAACCTGGCCGCGCTGTGGCGGCTGCCGGTGCTGTTCTGCTGCGAGAACAACCAGTACGCGATGGGCACCCGGATCGACCGCTCGCACGCGCGCACCGACCTGGCCGCCCGCGCGGCGTCCTACGGCGTCCCCGCCGTGCCGGTCGACGGCATGGACGCGCCCGCCGTCGCCGCGGCCGCCGACGAGGCGGTCGAAGCGATCCGCACCGAGGGCGGCCCCCGGTTCCTCGAGCTGCGCACCTACCGGTTCCGGGCGCATTCGATGTACGACCCGGACCGCTACCGGGACAAAGCCGAAGTGGCGCAGTGGAAAGAGCGCGATCCGATCCCGGCGCTGGCCCAGCTGATGACCGCGGACGGCGAACTGGACGACCGCCGCCTCGCCGCTCTCGAATCCGAAGCGGACGCCGAGATCGAAGCCGCGGTCGCGGCGGCCGCCGCCGGGCCGTTGGAGCCGGTCGCCGACCTCACCCGCTTCGTCTACGCGGAGCAGTCGTGA